One part of the Mycolicibacterium aromaticivorans JS19b1 = JCM 16368 genome encodes these proteins:
- a CDS encoding manganese catalase family protein, producing MFIHNKDLQFDVRVTQPDPRFAKLLQEQFGGANGELAAAMQYFTQAFVLRRKNPRMYDLFMDIATEELSHLEMVGSMITMLLDGLNDDLKQANDICDWMPAVASGDGRDQIIHSVAVNPLHFALTGAGPDVGNSAGAPWSGAYVNSNGDPTVDLRSNIAAESRAKVVYEYLKQFTTDPGVQDTLSFLMTREVTHFQQFTSALNDLPVNFPPGQLPGDERFQNVALNMSDGEGSVRGPWNEGQGPWPDGMEWKYIENPTDWVGSSAWQNKGSERNPQGTPKVDSAKPFTHEQHSPTS from the coding sequence ATGTTCATCCACAACAAAGATCTTCAATTCGACGTCCGGGTCACTCAGCCCGACCCGAGGTTCGCGAAGCTGTTGCAGGAGCAGTTTGGTGGAGCCAATGGCGAACTGGCAGCAGCAATGCAATACTTCACCCAGGCGTTCGTCCTGCGGCGGAAGAACCCCCGGATGTACGACCTATTCATGGACATCGCGACCGAGGAACTCAGCCATCTCGAGATGGTCGGGTCGATGATCACGATGTTGCTCGACGGTCTCAACGACGACCTCAAGCAGGCCAACGACATCTGCGATTGGATGCCCGCGGTCGCCAGCGGGGACGGCCGCGACCAAATCATCCACTCGGTGGCGGTGAATCCCTTGCATTTCGCCCTGACCGGAGCCGGACCGGATGTTGGCAATTCGGCGGGTGCACCATGGAGCGGTGCATATGTGAACTCCAACGGCGATCCGACTGTCGACCTGCGCAGCAACATCGCGGCGGAGTCGCGGGCCAAGGTCGTGTACGAATATCTCAAGCAATTCACGACCGACCCTGGCGTTCAGGACACCCTGAGCTTTCTCATGACTCGCGAAGTCACGCACTTCCAGCAATTCACCTCGGCGCTCAACGACCTTCCGGTGAACTTTCCGCCCGGTCAGTTGCCCGGCGACGAGCGGTTCCAGAACGTGGCACTCAACATGTCCGACGGTGAAGGCTCGGTGCGCGGGCCGTGGAACGAAGGCCAGGGCCCGTGGCCTGACGGCATGGAGTGGAAGTACATCGAGAACCCCACGGACTGGGTCGGCAGTTCGGCATGGCAGAACAAGGGATCGGAACGCAATCCTCAAGGTACGCCGAAGGTGGACAGCGCGAAGCCGTTCACCCACGAGCAGCACAGCCCGACCAGCTGA
- a CDS encoding LLM class F420-dependent oxidoreductase — protein MTRFGYTLMTEQSGPKDLVRYAVSAEQAGFDFEVSSDHFSPWLTSQGHAPNAWTTLGAVAHATDRVALYTYVTCPTMRYHPAVVAQQAATLQILADGRFTLGLGSGENLNEHVVGKGWPTVQRRQDMLKEAIVVIRELLSGDLVDHKGDYFEVDSARIWDIPDEPVTIGVAMSGERSVESFATVSDHLIAVEPDGKLVDAWHGARQATGLAGGGRVIGQIPVCWDTDRDAAIQRAHDQFRWFGGGWDVNADLPTPAGFAGATQFVRPQDVAESIPCGPDLDAIVESVKEYWEAGFTDIALVQIGDEGQDEFLAKAAEPLLAKLRDAAN, from the coding sequence ATGACGCGCTTCGGATACACCCTCATGACCGAGCAGAGCGGGCCCAAAGACCTTGTGCGCTACGCTGTTTCGGCTGAACAAGCAGGCTTCGACTTCGAAGTCTCCAGTGACCACTTCTCACCGTGGCTGACCTCCCAAGGGCACGCTCCCAATGCCTGGACGACGCTGGGCGCGGTCGCACACGCCACCGACCGGGTGGCGCTCTACACCTACGTGACCTGTCCGACCATGCGCTATCACCCCGCTGTTGTCGCGCAACAGGCCGCCACACTGCAGATCCTGGCCGACGGCCGATTCACCCTGGGTCTGGGTTCCGGTGAGAACCTCAACGAACACGTCGTCGGTAAGGGGTGGCCGACGGTCCAGCGGCGCCAGGACATGCTCAAAGAGGCGATCGTGGTGATCCGCGAGCTGTTGAGCGGTGATCTCGTGGACCACAAGGGCGACTACTTCGAGGTCGATTCGGCACGGATCTGGGACATCCCCGACGAACCGGTCACCATCGGCGTCGCGATGTCGGGCGAGCGTTCCGTGGAGAGCTTCGCGACCGTGAGTGACCACCTGATCGCGGTGGAACCCGACGGAAAACTGGTCGACGCCTGGCACGGGGCGCGCCAAGCCACCGGTCTGGCAGGGGGTGGCCGGGTCATCGGGCAGATCCCGGTGTGCTGGGACACCGACCGCGACGCCGCGATCCAACGGGCACACGACCAGTTCCGCTGGTTCGGCGGCGGCTGGGACGTCAACGCCGACCTGCCCACCCCCGCCGGATTCGCGGGCGCCACCCAGTTCGTCAGACCGCAGGACGTCGCGGAGAGCATTCCGTGCGGACCCGATCTTGACGCCATCGTCGAATCGGTGAAGGAGTACTGGGAAGCCGGGTTCACCGACATCGCACTTGTGCAGATCGGTGACGAGGGGCAGGACGAGTTCCTGGCGAAGGCGGCCGAACCGTTGTTGGCGAAGCTGCGGGACGCCGCCAACTGA